Genomic segment of Candidatus Protochlamydia amoebophila UWE25:
AGAACAAGTATCAACTGTCAATCGGGCAATAGATCGAGTCTTGACTGAACGTTTAAAAGTGACTCCTCAACGTCTAAAACTTCTTTCTTCTGAATGCGTATTTTCTCAAGGAAGAGATTTGTGGCGATCAAATGAAGAGCTAAAAAAAATCGTTTGCCAGCCAAAATTTGCTGAAATAGCTTCTGAATTAATTGAAAAAAAACCTTTGCGTTTAGGATATGACCAGTTATTTCCAGCTCATTACCAAACTAAATTTAGTTCTAAACAACAAAGAATTTATGCACAATTTCTTGAACAAACTCTAAGTTTAGAATCGATTAGTGGCGTAAGTGGCGTCCTTTGTGGTTTAATGATATGTCTTGGAGAAAAAGGTGAGCTTTTTTCGCAAGAGCAATTCTCTATTGAAGGAATAGATATTTATTCAAGGCAAGCAGGCCATGCTATTTATTTTAATCCAAATGCTCTAGTGAATTGGCGTAATTTTTATGCGCATTCTGCTTATCGTTATTTTCTAATTGTTTATACGCAAAACCATTCTCATTATCAATTACAGGTAAGTGATCCTCATACTCATTTTCTTAAACAATTAGGATATGTTTTTAATGATAAATTGAACGATCGATTACATCCGATCGTTTATCGTTAGAGTTTAATCTCGTGGAATGGCAACTAATTGATTCTGGCAAATTGTCTCCGCAAGCCATTATGGCTAAAGATGAAGAATTACTAAAAAATCTTCAGCAAGAAAGTCTTCCTATTCTCCATCTTTATGATTGGAGTGCTCCTTGTTTAACTTACGGTTATTTTATTGATCCGCAAAAATATTTGAATTTAGAGGCATTACAAAATTATCAGATCGGTTTAGCCCGCCGTCCTACTGGAGGTGGGATTATTTTTCATTTAACCGATCTCGCGTTTTCTGTGTTATTGCCAAGTAGTTATCCAGGTTATTCTGTTAACACCTTAGAAAATTATGCCCTTGTGAATCGTCAGATTGCGCATGCAATTGCAGGTTTTAAAGATAAACAAGCGACTCCTGTGCTTTTATCTAAAATTTCATCTCATAAAGCTGATTATCAAGGATTTTGCATGGCGAAACCTACTCAGTACGATTTAATTATTGATGGAAAAAAAGTAGGGGGCGCTGCCCAAAGAAGAACCAAACAAGGATTATTACACCAAGGAAGTCTTTCTTTAGCCTTGTTGCCAGAAGAATTATTAAAAAATGTTCTTAAAAATCAAGAAGTTACTAGTGCAATAAAACAACAATCTTATTGTTTGCTTACTGAAGCTTGGACTGCTCAGGACTTGAGGCAAGCTCGACAAACTCTAAGGGATTTGATTCAGATGGAATTGACTAAGCGATCATGAGCTAAAAAAAATATGGGATCATTAGTGCGGAAATGATTAACTACATAATTAGATATGCCGCGAGCAATAACAAATAAAGGAACGGCTGGGCAGATAATACTGATAATGATTTTGGTATAATAACGGATTCTATCCTGAGTAATAGACTCAACAATGGGATCAATCACTTTGTCAAAAATATTTTGAACTTCATAGTAGTCTCTATTTTTAAAGCAATAATCAGAAAAAGCAACTTTCAAAGATTCTTGTAAAACTCTCATACCTAAAATAGGAAAGAACGCGAAGTCAGTACCTTTGAATAGTTTCTTGACATCTGGTTCAGAAATATCTGAAAGACCTCCAATTGGCTCGCCGTCAAATATATAAACTTTATTACTTCCATCGCCTGCAAATCGAATATTATTGATATGCATGTCTGTTAGATGAGTGTGCTTAATAACTAAACAGACTTGTTTAAGAATTTCAGCTAGTTCATTTGGATTGTTTTTTGCTAAATCAATAAATTTTTGGATATTGTCATATGGATTGAGAATAGAAACTTTTTTTGATATGACAACATATTTCTTATGAATTGGTGCATTTGTTGCGGTATCAGGAAGGCGAAATAAGTATTCTTTACACGCTTCAATCCGATCTAGATGCTGTTTTTTTATGTATTGTCTAGCTTTTTTCATTGTTACAACCCGTAAAGGGTTTAACACATCATTGGGAACTCGGATATTTTTCGTTCGATCTTGTGAAAGCCAGTCTTTAAATCGACAAAGCCAAAAAGGAACGCGGGCAGCAGAACAAAATCTAAATATTTTTCCCGATCCTTGATGTGCAAAAGAAGTCGTGATAGAAAAATTTTGTTTGATGAGAAAATTAGGAATCAGAGGATGTCCAAGAACAACTCCTGCTACATCATCGCAAGATGAGTAAAGTTCAAATTGATTTTGTTTAAGCAGATATCTGTCTAGAGGGGTAATAATAGAGGATTTTTTTAGAAAATCTCCGATTTTAGCACCATTGACTTCAAGATGGAAATCTAAAATGTCTGCAACTAGCTTTGCTTGCTCAGGTTCGCGAGAGTCAAAAGAATAATCATCAATATTAGCTTCTATATTTACTTCCGGAGAATGATAATAGGAGACATTTAGTTCATAGAAATTGTTCCAACTGTCAGATATAAAGTTTGCAAGAGATGTCATTGTTTTGTTACTCATAAAGTTAATTATGAGAAATATTTTATTTACTCTGATAATTTAAATCAAACTGATTTATTAATTAAACTTTCTTTAATTGATTTAATTTTTATGGTTTATTTTAGGCAAAATGAAAAATTAAATGGTTACTATTTTTTCAATATATGTATCCCAACTTTCTTGTCTTGCTTCAGACATTAAAATTGTTTAGAGGAAAGAGTATTTTTGATATAATATATTCTCTTTAAGAATAAAAAATTTGCAGTTTTTTTGTGTTTGTAAAAGTCTTTACAATGCAGATTTTATGAGACTGTAAAATTCAATCCTTACACATTTTGCTAATGATTTAAATCTGGAGTTACTTAATTATGCTCGATTTTTTCCGGAGATACCAAAGGTATTTTTTCTTTGTAATTACAGTTGTAATTATTATTTCATTTTCATTTTTTGGTACCTACAGCGCACTTGGAACAAACTCCTGGCGTGAACAAGTCGCTTTTAAAGCTGTCGATGGGAAAGAAATTACTCGTGCTGAAGTAGATGAAATGGCAATTTTTCTAGCTACTGATAATGAAGATAAACGTTTATATAACGGAGTTTGGGGACCCAATTTTCTCAATGACGGAGTCATTCGTAAAGATTTTCTCGAAACAGGCTTAGCGCAAGAACTTGTTGAAGCATATCAAAATGAAATGAAAGATCCCTTGAATAAGCGCCTCGAAAAAGAAAAAAAATTCACTCTTTACACGCATCCACAAGCACCTTTTTTAAGCGTTGAAAATGCTTGGGGGTATTTTTCTCCTGAAATGAATGAGCATTTTAAAATTTTGCAATCGACTCATGATAACGTGAGTCCTAAAGCTTTTGATAGCCGTGTTAAGTTGTTTTTAGCAGAAAAGAAATTTTCCCCTGCAATGCTTAGGCAAGTTTTGCGTTATCAAGAAAAACAATATAACTGGTTAACTCCTGATCAAGAATTAGATCGAATAAATCTTTCTTTATTTGGTTACCACACACTTGAAGATTGGTTTACCCCTTACTTTACTCGACTCGTTAGCGAATTTATTATTAATACCGCGCTTTTAGCAGAACAGCAGGGTTATGAAGTTACAAAATCAGAAGCAATTGCAGATTTGATTCGCAACACTCAAATCAGCTATCAACAAAATCAAAATAATCCTTCAATTGGAGTACCTTCTCCAGAAGAATATTTCAATGAGCAGTTACGCCTCTTGAATATGGATCAGGCGAGAGCAATCAAAGTTTGGAGGCAGGTACTTTTATTTCGTCGTTATTTCCAAGATGCGGGTCACTCTGCCTTAGTCGATACGTTAGCTTATCAAGTATTAATAATTATTCGCATGAAAGTGTCACGGTTGATTTATATCGTCTTCCTGCTGCTCTAAAATTTGCTAATTATGATTCGCTTCAAAAATTTGAAGTCTATTTAAATATTGTTGGTAAAGGAGATCGTAAAGATTCACTTTCACTTCCAGAAGAATTTTTAGATGTAGTAGAAGTAGAAAGTGTTTATCCCGAACTTGTTCAAAAACGTTACGAATTAGAGGTCGCTCAAGTTTCTCAAAAAGCTTTACAGGCTCGTATTGGAATTAAAGAGTTATGGAGTTGGGAAGTTGATGATAAGAATTGGGAAATACTTAAAGCTCAATTTCCAGATTTAGCTTTAAGAAAAGCAATCACTCGTGAAGAACGTTTTAGTGTTTTAGATGACTTAGATAAAACAACGCGTTCGAAAGTCGATAGGTTTGCAAAAGAGGCTATAGTTCGCTCTCATCCAGAGTGGATTCTTGAAGGCTTATCTAAAGTGAATTCTCAAAAAATGAATGTTGGACTGCGAACAACTGGTGGTAAAATTCCTTTTACAGGGTTGGATAAGAAGGAAAAACGCCAAGAATTTATGCAATTACTAGATCATGCTATATTAGGGGCGGCTCCTACGGATGACTTGAAAGCATATACAGCTGATAATCAAAATTACTACCAGATTAAAGTATTAAATCGTGCTCCTCAATCTGAAATTTTAACTTTTGAAGAAGCCAATCAAGATGGAACGATGGATGAAGTACGTATGAAAGCTTTAGAAAAATATTACTTGGCAATCAGAGAGCAAAATCCTAGCACTTATCAAAAAGAAAATCAAGAATGGAAACCTTTTAAAAGTGTTCGAGAATTAGTTGCAGACGATTATTTTAGTAAGGTTTTAATAGCTTTACAACCTGCTCAGAAAACTCTCTTAGCTAGTGAGAAGGAAACTGCAAATTGGAGTAAAGATCAAGCGGCGTCTCTTCGACTTTACTCCTATGTTCAACATATTAAAGCGAGACTAGAAAAAGATCCTTCATTAGCAACTCTATATGTAAAAAACCAAGAGTTAGAGCAAAAACCTGCATCCTTAAAAGATCAATGGTTATTAGAACGGACAAATGTCTCTTTAACTCGTCAAGATCAAAAAGATGGTATCAATACAGAAGAAGCTTTTATTCTTCCTGTAACGGCTTGGTCCAATTTATCCACTCCAGTTAATGGAGATTTAGCATTTTTCCAAGTTAAAGAAAAAGGGGAAGATGTTTCTAAAAAGGAAGTTGCTATTGCTGAGCAAACTAAAAAAGCTCAAGCCATTTTATCAATAGATGCTCAAAAAGTGTTAATGCACCACATCTTAGATAAAATTAAAGCTAAAGATGCTATTTCATTAAGTTACCTTCAAGTTTCCCAAGAGACTTCAACAGACGAATCAGCATTAGCAAATCCTGATTTTTAAATATTAAGAATCAGGAATCATATAACAATGATGGTTCCTGATTCTTTTTTACACGAAAGGGAAATTCTAGTTTTATGGATGAAAATGAATCTTTTTCTTTGAATCCTATTGAGTTTTTTGCTTTATCCTGTGATTGTCATCACTTAGCAAAAAAAGAACAGGTGCCTACGTGGCCGTCATTTGGTTTACCAGACACTTCATCATTAACTCATGAGTATTTGTTTTCTAAAGTTGCTATGGGATGGCACGAAGAAGGTATTGCTTGGCAAATCCAGGTTGACCAACCCTACACAAGATCTTCCTATCCTGATTTAACGAAAGGGGACAGTGTCGAGTTGTTTATTGATACAAGAGATTTGAAATCCGCAGGATTCAATACCCGGTTTTGTCATCATTTTTATTTTCTTGCTGAACCTTTAGAAGGAAATAGATGTGGAGAAAAAACGCATTTTCGAACAGAAGATAGCCATCCTTTGTGTGATTCGCAACTCCTACATAGTCAGGCACAATTAGCGAAAGATTCATATAAATTAAAAATTTTCATTCCAAAGCAATGTTTATATGGATATGATCCCAAACAATTTGATCGTTTAGGCTTTACCTATCGAATTAATCGCGTTGGTGGTCATTCTCAACACTTCTCGGTTGTTTCAGAAGATTTTCAAGTAGATCAACAACCCTCTTTATGGGCATCGGTAAAGCTTATTAAGTAACACCAAAATCCAAATTAAAATAATGCAAACTGCTTTATATTCTCGCCACCTTAATCTTCAGGGTAAAATGATTGATTTTGCTGGATGGAGCATGCCTATTCATTACAAAGGTATTTTAGCAGAGCATCAAGCTGTGAGAGAAAAAGTTGGGTTGTTTGACGTCTCTCATATGGGAAAAATCGATGTTCGAGGACCTGATGCAGAGCGTTTTTTAGATTACCTTTCCACGAATCGCATTATGGGAAAAGGATCAAACACAGCTACTTATACTGTTTGGTGTAACTCTCAAGGAGGATCTATTGATGATGTTATCATTTATCGTCATTCTTCGACCTATTTTTTTGTCATTGTAAATGCAAGTAACCGCCAAAAAGATTTAGCTCATATGCAAAAGCAGGCAGCTGAGTTTCAAGTGACTATTCAACCTCAATTTGAAAATTCTGGGATACTTGCTTTACAAGGACCCTTCTCGTTTCCATTAGTCGACATGCTTTTTCCAGGAAACTTATCATTAAAACCTATGTCGTTTACGTCGATCCAAGAACTAGATCAACCTTTGATTCTTTCGCGTACAGGTTATACCGGAGCTGGAGGATTTGAATTTTATGGTACAAATGAACAAATAATCTCCTTATGGGATCGCCTGCTTAATACAGGAAAAACTTTTGGAATTGAACCTATTGGGCTTGGAGCAAGGGATACACTTCGTTTAGAAATGGGTTTTGCTTTATACGGGCACGAAATATCAGATACCATTGCCCCAACTGAAAGTGTATCTGCTTGGGCAGTAAAATTTGATAAAACTGATTTTTTAGGAAAGCAAGCCTTAAAAAGCCTTGAGGCAACACCCATAAAGCGAATGGCATATGGGGTCAAATTAAAAGAACCTGGTATCGCTAGACAAGGCTATCCTATTTTTAAAGATGGTATTAGAATTGGAGAGGTTACCTCAGGTTCTATATCTCCTTCTTTAAATGAAGCCGTTGCTTTAATTTTAGTAGATACACCACTCAAAATCAAACAAGATATTAAAATACAAATTCGGCAAACACAATGCCACGCTGAAGTGGTTCAATTGCCTTTTATTAGGAAAAACAGATGAAATATACAGATTCTCATGAATGGGTTGTTTTAGAATCGACTGATGTAGCTCGTATTGGTGTGACGCAGTTTGCGCAAAAAGAACTCGGTGATATTGTTTATGTTGAACTGCCAACTCTACATAAAAAAGTTACTGCTGGACAGGAGGTGGTGGTTTTAGAGTCTACTAAAGCGGCCGCTGATGTTTATTCTCCTGTTAGTGGAGAAATCGTTGAAGTGAATCAAAGTTTATCTACTCAGCCTGAACTCATTAATCAGTCTTCCGAAAAAGAAGGATGGTTATTTAAACTTCGTTTATCTAATTCCTCAGAATTAGACTTATTAATGGATGAAAAGGATTATCGTGCGATGTTAAACGGAGCATAAATGGATTTTATTTCAAATAAAACTCCTCAAATTGAAGCCATGTTAACTGAAATTGGGATTCAAAATGTTGAAGAATTATTTAAATCAATTCCTTCTTCGTTGATTTTGCAAGCTCCTAGCGTAGATGACGGGCTTTCTGAATATGAGGGAATTCAATTAATAGAGTCATTAGCGGTACGTAATACTTTTCCTAATTTAGTCAGTTATTTAGGAGCCGGAGCCTATGAACATCATATTCCAGCCTTAGTGGGAGCTGTCTGTAGTAAATCTGAATTTTTAACTGCTTATACTCCTTATCAGGCCGAAGCTTCTCAAGGAATGCTCCAAATTATTTTTGAATTTCAATCTGCTATATGTGCATTGACGGGAATGGATGTTGCCAATGCATCTGTTTATGATGGAGCTTCTGCTTGTGCTGAAGCAATTTTAATGTCTCTTAGACATCATAAAACAAGGAGACAAATTCTCCTTTCTGACAGTTTACATCCCCACTATAAAAAAGTTATTGAACAATACCTCAAAAGTCAAGATTGTGAATTAATTACTGTTCCTTTTCTACAAGAAGGAACTTTAGATGCCTCTTTTTTAAAAATGTATTTAAATGATCAAACAGCTGCGATTCTTTTACAATCCCCCAATTTTTTTGGTTGCATAGAAGATGTTCAACCTATTACTGAAATGGCTAAATCTCAAGGAGCCTTAACAATTCTTTGTGCAAATCCTATTTCTTATGGACTGTTGTCTTCAGCTAAAGAATTAGGTGTAGATATTGCTGTAGGTGATTGTCAACCATTTGGACTTTCTCTTTCTTTTGGAGGACCTTATGCAGGCTATATGGCTTGTAAACAAGAGTTAATGAGACAATTGCCAGGCAGGATTGTTGGGGAAACATTAGATGTTCAAGGGAGTCGTGGTTTTGTTTTAACACTCCAAGCACGAGAACAGCACATTAGAAGAGAAAAAGCGACTTCCAATATTTGTACTAATCAAGCTTTAGCAGCTTTAGCTAGTTTAGTGGCAATGCTCTGGTATGGCAAAGAGGGTGTGAAAGAATTAGCATTAACGAATTATCAAAGAGCAAATTATTTGAAATTTCACTTAGGTAAAATTTCTACAATTAATGTTTGGAATCAAGGAGCTTCATTTAATGAGTTTGTTGTTGATTTTAAGCAAGATTCTAATCAAGTTTTAGAGTTTTTTCGGTTAAATGGAATTGAACCTGGGATCGAACTAAAACGATATTATCCTTCTTTAAAAACATGCTTACTGATTGCTGTAACGGAAACGAAAAATCAGATTCAATTGGATCAATTCATTAAAGTTTGTAAAGAACTCTTTTAAAATCTCATTTTGTGAAAACGTTATGACAAAAACCATTTTTGAAAAATCACAATTTAAACAAAAGGCTTACAGTCTTCCTTATTCTTGGGAAAATTTAAAAGAATTCTCTTTACCTAAGAAGTTTTTAAGACAGACCTCTGTTCCACTGCCTGAAGTTTCTGAGATTGATTTAACTCGTCATTTTGCAGTTCTTGCTAAACGTAATATGGGAATTGATACAAATTTCTATCCTTTAGGTAGTTGTACGATGAAATTGAATCCTCGGATCAATGAATGGTGTGCAAATTTGCCTAATTTTACTAGGGTTCATCCATTAGCTCCAGATCATACCGTACAAGGTAATTTGCAAATCATTGACGAACTCATTCAAATGTTATGTAAAGTCAGCGGAATGACGGCAGGTTCATTGGTTCCTAATGCAGGAGCTCAAGGGGAGTTTGCTGGTATTCAAATGATTGCTGCCTACCATCAACATCACGGGGATTTTGAACGAAATGAATTACTTATTCCAGATAATGCTCACGGCACAAATCCGGCTACAGCAGCAATGGCGGGATTTAAAACAATTTCTTTAAGAACAAATGCTCAAGGGGATGTAGATATTGATCATTTGAAAAGTCTTGTTTCAGACAAAACAGCAGGGCTGATGTTAACAAATCCTAATACGCTTGGTTTGTTTAGTTCGGTAATTAAGGAGATAGCTGAAATTGTTCATAAAGTTGGTGGTTTTCTGTATTACGATGGGGCCAATCTTAATTCCATTTTAAATGTTGCGCGGCCAGGAGACATGGGATTTGATGTGATGCATATCAATCTTCATAAGACATTTTCAACTCCTCATGGTGGAGGAGGTCCAGGGTCTGGACCTGTTCTTTGTGGAGATCTTTTAAAACCTTTTCTTCCTAATCCAAGAGTAGAAAAAGAGAATGATCATTATGTGGTCAAGTGGAAGGATTCGATGAGCATAGGACAAATAGCGTCTTTTCACGGTAACTTTGCTATTTATTTAAGAGCTTATTTGTATGCCAAATTGCATGGTCATTATGGGTTAAGAAAAATTGCTGAAGTAGCTGTTCTCAATGCTAATTATTTAAAAAAGAGAATCTCGAAATTATTTAACATTCCATTTGAACAATTTTGCATGCATGAATTTGTAGTACAGGCCGATAACTACTTAGGAAAAGGAGTTAGGGCATTAGATATTGCGAAACGTTTATTAGATTACGGCGTGCATGCACCAACCGTTTATTTCCCTTTGATTATTAAAGAGTGTATGCTCATTGAACCGACAGAAAGTGAATCTAAAAACACTCTTGATCAATTCGTTTCAATTTTAGAAAGGATCGTAGCAGAGATTCACCAAGATCCCCAAACTGTAAAAAATGCTCCTCATCAACAATCCGTTAGTCGTCTAGATGAAGTGTTAGCAGCAAAAAGGCCTATTTTAAAACACCAAGCTGATTGATTTATGAGCCTTTGCTTCGCGTTAAATAGAGATATTTGATAAACATGCGGACTAGATAAATGAGAAGTGAAATGGTGGCAAAAATAAACAATCCTAAATAGATGAATTCAATCGGATGTTGATAAGATAAATGAAACAATAGCTGCCCATTTTCTCGGTCAATCAAGAATGATCCTAAGAGGACAATACCGAGGTAAAGTCCAAAAAATAAAAAACCCAGACCAAACGTCATCCAAATTTTTTCTCTGAAACCTCTTAGCAAATGACTTAAACGATATCTTTTTCCTTTAATTAAGAAAACTAAATAGCGCATACTAGTATAACTCATCAATGCAATGACAATAAGCCCTAATAAAACGCCTATCCATTGACCCATATTTAAAGACATTTGAATACCTATGTATTTTTCATGATTATGAAAGAAGATTTATTTGAAAATCAAAGAAAAGATATGATTTTAGGTCAAGGTGCTATTTTGTTTGCGGGTTTGGCCAAAAAAATAGACAAATCTTTGTTATCTTCAGTACAGGAAATTACTCAATTAGCACCGTTTCGTCATATGAAAACATCTGGAGGATTTGATCTATCTGTCGCTATGACAAATTGTGGTTTGTTAGGATGGGTGACAGATGAAGCGGGTTACCGCTATCAATCCTTTGATCCTTTAAGCGGGCTTGTATGGCCAAAGATTCCACCTCTTTTTTTAGAACTTGCTTTAGAAGCTGCTGAAAGGGCTGGTTATTCTTCTTTTGTTCCTAGCGCTTGTTTGATTAATCGCTATGTTCCCGGAGCGAAAATGTCTCTTCATCAGGACAAAGATGAAGACGATTTGGATTCACCTATTGTTTCTGTTTCACTCGGCTTGCCTGCTACTTTTCAATTTGGAGGATTCAATCGTACCGATCCTCTCCAAAAATTATTACTTATACATGGAGATGTAGTTGTTTGGGGAGGTAAACTACGGTTGGCTTACCATGGTATTCTTCCTTTAAAAAGTGGGCATCATCATTTAACGGGATCGACGCGTATTAATTTAACATTTCGCAAAGTTTTTTAATTTTTTAGTTTCCGTGTAAATTATTTCGACGATTTTTTAAGCATCCATCAATCTAACAAAGAATCTATTTTTAATGCCTGTCTTGTTCGCTTTAGGCCCATCATAATGACAACAGTTACCAGCGATCATGGGAGTGATTTCAATAGTTTTAGCAATTTGGTTCAATAGCAGAGGCTCGCTAACCTTTAGGGCTTGTTATCATTGGAAAATTGCTTTTTTCTTAGTCAATCACTCTTTTTGTTATACTTGCTATTAACACTCTGTTTAGAGCGTTTTAATAATAAATGAATTTTTAAGAGCACCAGAGCATTTTCATTGATTTACCCTTATCTGGGCTTAGTAAACTGAATGCATTCAGCTCTGACTAGATTTTGGTTTAAAGTTCATTAATTTCAAGCTATTCAGAATGACAAGTAATGTTACCCCAACATCTGCAAAAATAGCTAAAGCTAAGTTAGATATACTTAAAAGAGCAAGAATAATAAAAAGAATTTTCACGGACAAAGCAAAAGTAATATTTATTTTAATTGTAGAAAGGGTTTTTCGACCAAGTTTAATCAGATAAGGGATGAGAGATAAATTATCATTTAAAATGACGATAGAGGCTGCTTCTAATGCTGTATCGCTGCCAAGCGAACTCATTGAAATACCAACACTTGAAAGCGCTAGTGCAGGTGCATCATTGACTCCGTCCCCAAACATGGCAACTGTGCGATACTCTTTTAATAATTCTTCGATAGCTTTTGATTTGTCCTGAGGAAGAAGATTTGCTTTAACAACTTGAATCCCCACTTGTTGAGCGATAGAATGAGCAACATTTAAATGATCTCCAGTTAACATAATGGGATAAACTTGTAATTGTTTTAAATCAGCAATAAATTGCGCACTATCTGATCTGATTTCGTCTTCCAGAACAATTATCCCTTCGACTTTTTTATGAGTACTGACTGCAACAACCGTTTTTCCTTTTTTTTGATAGGCATCGATGAGATCTATAAAGTCTTGAGGCAAATGATGTTCTTCTAAAATGAATTCCAATTTTCCGATACAATGATGTTTATCATCGCAAATCAAGCAGTCCGCTTTGGCACCTTTCCCAATAAAACTTTCAAAGTTTTCGACAGGATGTGGGGTAAGATTTTCTATTTGAGCGGCTTGGACTATACTTTGAGCGAGAGGATGTTCAGATAATTTTTCGATGCCAGCTGCACAACTTAAAAGTAATTCTTTAGAATGATTTCCAAAAGGAATCACATGAGTGACGATAGGCTGGCCTTTTGTGAGGGTTCGGGTTTTATCAATTGCCATGGCATTCACTTGCCCCATAGCTTCGAGATATTTTCCTCCTTTGATTAAAGCTCCTTTTGAAGAGGCATGGCCGATTGCAGAAAAGATAGAAATAGGTGTTGAAATGACGAGTGCACAAGGACAAGCGATAACGAGAAGAGCTAAAGCATCTGCTAGCCCTTGATTAAAGGGTTGATGCAAAACTTGCCAGTTAAAGAATGTCCAAAAAGTCGCTAATAAAATCACAAAAGGGGTATAAAATTGAGAAAAAATTTCAATAAATTGTTGCGTTTTAGCTTTGTGCTTAGTGGCATGAAAAGTTAATTCTCGAATTTTTTCAATGGTTGAATCCGATGCGGTTTTAGAAACTTCCATTTCAATAAAACCTTGTTTGTTCAAACTTCCTGCAAATAGTTCATCTCCTGTTCGTTTATCTTTAGCCAAAGGCTCCCCTGTAATCGCTGATTCATCTACAAAGGAACTTCCTGATTTAACGATTCCATCTAGAGGGATCATTTGGCCCGGTTTAATTAAAACAACTGTTCCAATTTTGACTTGAGAAATATCTATAGGGAGCTCTTGATCTTTGATGAAGACTGTTTTTGGTATTTTATTGAGAAAGGAGTCGATAGCAGACTGACTTTTTGCAATGCCCACATCTTCTAATCTTTCTGCTAATGT
This window contains:
- a CDS encoding phytanoyl-CoA dioxygenase family protein, which produces MKFAIAKEHRDFFQKNGLIEFEDFLSEEQVSTVNRAIDRVLTERLKVTPQRLKLLSSECVFSQGRDLWRSNEELKKIVCQPKFAEIASELIEKKPLRLGYDQLFPAHYQTKFSSKQQRIYAQFLEQTLSLESISGVSGVLCGLMICLGEKGELFSQEQFSIEGIDIYSRQAGHAIYFNPNALVNWRNFYAHSAYRYFLIVYTQNHSHYQLQVSDPHTHFLKQLGYVFNDKLNDRLHPIVYR
- a CDS encoding lipoyl protein ligase domain-containing protein gives rise to the protein MEWQLIDSGKLSPQAIMAKDEELLKNLQQESLPILHLYDWSAPCLTYGYFIDPQKYLNLEALQNYQIGLARRPTGGGIIFHLTDLAFSVLLPSSYPGYSVNTLENYALVNRQIAHAIAGFKDKQATPVLLSKISSHKADYQGFCMAKPTQYDLIIDGKKVGGAAQRRTKQGLLHQGSLSLALLPEELLKNVLKNQEVTSAIKQQSYCLLTEAWTAQDLRQARQTLRDLIQMELTKRS
- a CDS encoding SurA N-terminal domain-containing protein codes for the protein MLDFFRRYQRYFFFVITVVIIISFSFFGTYSALGTNSWREQVAFKAVDGKEITRAEVDEMAIFLATDNEDKRLYNGVWGPNFLNDGVIRKDFLETGLAQELVEAYQNEMKDPLNKRLEKEKKFTLYTHPQAPFLSVENAWGYFSPEMNEHFKILQSTHDNVSPKAFDSRVKLFLAEKKFSPAMLRQVLRYQEKQYNWLTPDQELDRINLSLFGYHTLEDWFTPYFTRLVSEFIINTALLAEQQGYEVTKSEAIADLIRNTQISYQQNQNNPSIGVPSPEEYFNEQLRLLNMDQARAIKVWRQVLLFRRYFQDAGHSALVDTLAYQVLIIIRMKVSRLIYIVFLLL
- the gcvT gene encoding glycine cleavage system aminomethyltransferase GcvT, coding for MQTALYSRHLNLQGKMIDFAGWSMPIHYKGILAEHQAVREKVGLFDVSHMGKIDVRGPDAERFLDYLSTNRIMGKGSNTATYTVWCNSQGGSIDDVIIYRHSSTYFFVIVNASNRQKDLAHMQKQAAEFQVTIQPQFENSGILALQGPFSFPLVDMLFPGNLSLKPMSFTSIQELDQPLILSRTGYTGAGGFEFYGTNEQIISLWDRLLNTGKTFGIEPIGLGARDTLRLEMGFALYGHEISDTIAPTESVSAWAVKFDKTDFLGKQALKSLEATPIKRMAYGVKLKEPGIARQGYPIFKDGIRIGEVTSGSISPSLNEAVALILVDTPLKIKQDIKIQIRQTQCHAEVVQLPFIRKNR
- the gcvH gene encoding glycine cleavage system protein GcvH: MKYTDSHEWVVLESTDVARIGVTQFAQKELGDIVYVELPTLHKKVTAGQEVVVLESTKAAADVYSPVSGEIVEVNQSLSTQPELINQSSEKEGWLFKLRLSNSSELDLLMDEKDYRAMLNGA
- the gcvPA gene encoding aminomethyl-transferring glycine dehydrogenase subunit GcvPA; the protein is MDFISNKTPQIEAMLTEIGIQNVEELFKSIPSSLILQAPSVDDGLSEYEGIQLIESLAVRNTFPNLVSYLGAGAYEHHIPALVGAVCSKSEFLTAYTPYQAEASQGMLQIIFEFQSAICALTGMDVANASVYDGASACAEAILMSLRHHKTRRQILLSDSLHPHYKKVIEQYLKSQDCELITVPFLQEGTLDASFLKMYLNDQTAAILLQSPNFFGCIEDVQPITEMAKSQGALTILCANPISYGLLSSAKELGVDIAVGDCQPFGLSLSFGGPYAGYMACKQELMRQLPGRIVGETLDVQGSRGFVLTLQAREQHIRREKATSNICTNQALAALASLVAMLWYGKEGVKELALTNYQRANYLKFHLGKISTINVWNQGASFNEFVVDFKQDSNQVLEFFRLNGIEPGIELKRYYPSLKTCLLIAVTETKNQIQLDQFIKVCKELF
- the gcvPB gene encoding aminomethyl-transferring glycine dehydrogenase subunit GcvPB, producing MTKTIFEKSQFKQKAYSLPYSWENLKEFSLPKKFLRQTSVPLPEVSEIDLTRHFAVLAKRNMGIDTNFYPLGSCTMKLNPRINEWCANLPNFTRVHPLAPDHTVQGNLQIIDELIQMLCKVSGMTAGSLVPNAGAQGEFAGIQMIAAYHQHHGDFERNELLIPDNAHGTNPATAAMAGFKTISLRTNAQGDVDIDHLKSLVSDKTAGLMLTNPNTLGLFSSVIKEIAEIVHKVGGFLYYDGANLNSILNVARPGDMGFDVMHINLHKTFSTPHGGGGPGSGPVLCGDLLKPFLPNPRVEKENDHYVVKWKDSMSIGQIASFHGNFAIYLRAYLYAKLHGHYGLRKIAEVAVLNANYLKKRISKLFNIPFEQFCMHEFVVQADNYLGKGVRALDIAKRLLDYGVHAPTVYFPLIIKECMLIEPTESESKNTLDQFVSILERIVAEIHQDPQTVKNAPHQQSVSRLDEVLAAKRPILKHQAD